Genomic segment of Arachis stenosperma cultivar V10309 chromosome 4, arast.V10309.gnm1.PFL2, whole genome shotgun sequence:
AATGACAACTCAAGATAAAAATGATCTATTTTGGTCTCTATTTTTTACTTCTGTGACACAACGCGATCTCTATGGATGTTTTTCCGTTAATCCTGAACAAAAAATGTTAACGTGTCAAGTTCAAAAATGGACAAAAGTCTAATTGTCTCTAAATTCAAATTAGTTAGAAATTTGTTTGtcctttttctttaaataatatcttttttaaattattttttatttattatattaatattttttcaataaattattgaatatatagtataataagtacaaactaattaataaattattcaaatttaaaaatatcatttattatgaaactaaataaataattctcaaatataatttttaaatatataaataataaacattaaaatacggttaatatattaataataataaccctATAATATACTATTAGTATTATGATAtagataatttttataataaaataaaaattaacgaacactaatatataataaatttttttgaataataacaaatttatttttttatctctttaaattaaattaataattttatttgatatcTTTGCACTAAAATACACTATGAGTAGGCTACTAATActaaatgaaataaaacataatatatatatatatatatatatatattatgaaatCATTTATAAACTTAACAAACTtaaaatatcaataatattattaatctatTAGTAATACATATTATCATAAAGTTACAAATCAATAAAGATTTAtccatataaaaataatacaaattaattaaaattttacttatattaaaatttaattaaattacatatattttattcaaaatatacgtaaaattttaattaattttgagtaaaatatatataaatttaattgaattttaatatatataaaattttaattaatctaCATTATTCTTATATTGATAAATCTTTATTGATATGTAACTTTATGAcaatatatgtattattaatagattaataatattattgatgctttgaatttgttgagtttataaATGGTCtctatgatatatatatatatatatatatatattttatttcatttagtATTAGTAGCCTATTTATAGTGTATTTTAGTGCAAAGATATcaaataaaattactaatttaatttaaagagataaaaaatcaaatttgttATTACTCAAAATTCTTTTACTATATATCAAATAACGAGTTCATTGATTTCTACTTTATTGTAAAAATTATCTAGATCGTAAAACTAATAGTATATTATggaattattatttttattaatgtattaatcgtattttaatgtttattatttatatatttaaaaattatttatttagttttataataaataatatttttaaatttgaataattaattaaaaaaatattaacgtAATGAATTAGaagtaatttaaaaaagatattatttaatgaataaagacaaataaattctaaccaatttaaatttaaaaataattaggtctttttttattttttaacttgacatgttattttttgtttagaaataataaaaatattcacaAATACTGTATTGTTATGtcacaaaaatagaaaatatgaattgaaataaattgtttttatttaaaaagttatattatCATTCTAAAAAATAGACAAAAGATTAAATTAGTCAATCAAATGATTTTGTgtcattttgtttttgttgacgACAAATGCTAAATTAGCTAGCACATTAAAGGTTTACAACCACCCTAACTCGCACCACTATTAACTTCCTACATGTTGTAACCCTAGTTGCTGGACATGGGTTGCCAATTGGTATTAGTCTCTTTAATTGAGATGGCATAGCAGCTTTGAAATTGGCAATCCATTGAGGATAGATAAGTGAGAGGGTTGCACATTCCATTGGCGGTGGTGGCTGAGAGTTTGGGTGATAGCCGGTTGAAAATTTAGGTGTacttatttttatgtaaaattaataattaaaaattattaaataataatttaatttttttattaaattatttaataatttttaaatatcaactttataaaaaaattgcatGTAAATTTCTAATTTCATTAAACATTTTTAAACAACAAAAACATGATCACTTAACGGATAAtcatttttatcaaatttaactatttttagaAAGTTTTTGTTGTTCGTGCTTTTGGATAATAATTTTGtcaacaataaaattttttaaatattattttagttgcttaatttttaattatttattatagaTTATTGGTAAGACTATAAATATGGAGCGAGAAAATATTAAAtgatcaataaaaaatatttatgccttttttttcaaatttaggAAAATTTATAAATGTTTAAACAAAAAAAGATTTAGCTACATAATAAGtaatttaaaagtatttattaaggtaaagtatattttttgtctctaatatttataatattttttaaaatattttaaatatttaattttattcaattttattcttaaaatttttattcattcaattttatttataatattttcaatttgtgttaaaactatcctttaaaatttttaattttatctctaaaattttacatagaattaatattcagggtaatttcaacacaaataaaaaatgttaaaaaaaattgaatgaaaCTAAATGTTTaagatatttaaaataaatcGCAAAcgtaaatgacaaaaaatatattttaccttatttattaaaattgatGAGGTGATCATTATGGAAAAAAATATTACatgattaataaataaatatttttactttttctattgaattgtataaattaataaatattcaaCGAAATTTAATATTTGTCTTAGTAATTAGTAAATGTTCAACAAAAGAAGGATTTAGCTAGAATCATAAGCAATCTAAAAGAATTTATTAAACTGGCTAATGGTCTTATTATGGAGAAAGAAAATATTATatgattaataaataaatatttttacttttttcttttaaattgtataaattcataaattttcaacaaaatttAATGTTTGTTTAGTAATTAATCAAGTATAACTTAAAAGAAATTAAGATGAAATATTAATCTAATTTATTTAACATAATAACCACTTTAAAATAttagttcaaataaaatttaaccAGTACTagttgaaatcaaatttttaaaataattataaatttaagaaaaaaaatttaaaaattaataaaatttattatttttaattagtatttttaatttatatttttaaatattaactcttaattattgattgaaaataataaattttgttgttGATATATTTAATAGTAGGAGTGTAATAGTCTGGTTAAGTCTAGATCCGACCACTTTGGAAACTAATTTGATATGATTTTATAAAGTCGGGTAAAGATCTAAAAAATAGATTTGGTCATTATTTAGGTTCGGTTTTGGATTAAAACGAACCTTATTTCACTCGGTCTATATGCATCTTAAAGAgattaaaaaaagtatatatgttttaaattaattctaatattatgttatattaattataagtttattattttatttttaatcatatttgttgaattaaaaaataaataaaaaaatatgaaattgtaattagaatttataaataaatttaaattcaaaaataagtatATCTACTTTTTGATAAcaaatatgttttttttataaataaatgtatcataatcttttgaaataaaatttgtCAAAATCCAGACATCACTAATTTAGATTTGATTTTAGTATAGTTTgaaagtaataaaattttatcgAATCTAAAATCGAGTAAAACTCTTAAAGATAAACTCAGTTATTATTTAGAGTCGAATGTAAATCAAAATAAACATGATTTCACCCAAACAATGTACACCCATATTTGACAGTAATCAAACTTTAGTTCATTTAAAAAGGTTTTTTTGGTTAGtctttttaagtttggttttgTTGTTTGTATAATAAAAAGGGCAGAAAGGGACAAGATCCCCGAAAGGCGTGCCAGTGTGCCAGCGTCAGTTTCAGAAGGTACGGTGTTTTTCTCTCCAGTTTCATTGtcatcctctctctctctctctaaaaagcTTCAACCTTTacccttttcactcaaatggGTACCTAGCTCTACCCCTCCCTTCATTTGGATCTACTCCTCAATCTCTcactttctctctttctctctctctctcttccttctttCAGGTTTTCAccattggagaagaagaagggaggTATCATCATCATGTATCCGAGGCTGATACACCCACATGAAGCAGGGCTTGTTGGACAAGAAGATGTTCAAGTTGGTGGCGCCTCCAATCTCACACACAAGGGAGACCCATGTCTTGTTCTCACTGCTGATCCAAAACCAAGACTTCGTTGGACTCAGGACCTCCATGAACGCTTTGTTGATGCTGTCACTCAGCTCGGAGGTGCTAGTAGTAAGTCAAAGTTTCAACCTTTTTCCCTTCATTCACTTCaatcttctttttatttatttattttgaaattccttttttttttcttgttataGCACATAtgcaattttttgttttctgttttcttCTCATGGAAGAAGAATATGGCTGAGAATTTGTATTGGCTCCTTTGGATATTATTATCCTTTCTgatttttgtttgaatttttgaaatgaAATCATGATCCCACTTTCTAGTTGGGGGGCAAGTAAAAATGAAGgggatttttcttttttgctttcGAGTCAATTACTTATGTatagttaattaattagaaattttaattcttttctgGCTTTAATCTATCTACTTGTTGATTCTTATTGTTTTTTCTTATCAAGCATAACTGTTCATCCCTGAAATGCAAGTGCTTTTAGAGAAGGTGGAAttttttgggagagattaggtgGAGAATTCTTTTATGAGCAGAAAACTTACCCCACCCACATTTTAATTAGAGATGTTGAATGTTGCAGTTAAATTAAGATCCTTAATGTTTGAAAGGGGTTTATTTATAAGCGGGTTTTGAGTTTGATCATAAAGTATAGAACTTTTGCAGAAAGGTTTGCACTTTATAGAGTCCAGTAGTCCACATTTGACCTTATGTCCACGTTCCATTGGTTTGCTGAAATTGACTCGGAAGGTTTatgctgttttttctttttttggttgAATCTGCGGCAATGGAGTGGAACTAGTAGTTGTACATTGACATAGACACAATTGGGGTGATGAAGTTGCCATGTTGATATCCTCCAATGAGAAAAGATTGCAAATTCACTTTTATTCGGCCAACTACTATTTTGCTTTCCCTTTAAATTTCCATTTTCCTCTCTGCAATAACAACTTAAATGCTTAATCCTTGTTCATTCACTATTTTGTTGGCCAATTGTTGGGTAAAAAAAAGTTGGTTTCCTAGCAAGACCGATAGCGTAATTATGTTGAGTGGTTAATATGTTGCCATTTGTAGGGTTCTCCATCAATTCGATAATGTTTCGATACAGTATCATTATTCATAATCTTTTCCAATGAACTAGCCAGAATTGAGTGTATAATGTTACTACAACATTGTGGGGTTactattcctttttttttccctGCATAATTGTGAATTGTAACAAGGAGTGACTGCTTTAGCGTCAGGTCAAAATGGTTGTAGGCCTCTTAAGGAATACATTTAGCTAAGTGCTTCATTGTTGCAGCTTGAGGGCCACAGTAGTAGTCAGTAGGCTATCAATAGACGCTATAGCGGCCATAGTGGCTACTATTCTTGAATAAGCCACTTTATGCATGTTGAGAAAGAACTTGAGGTTCTAGAATTGATTCCCCTCCCACAATTGATTTTACCCATGTTTGGTATTTCTCCACTAGAATCAGTTCTTGCCTTAGAATTGATTTTGAGAGAAGTGAACTTCTTTTAATGTATGTTAGAATCACTTATGAATTGCCAAATATGAATTACTTTACATTAAGATCAATTCTATCAAATGGTAACAGATGAATGATTGAGTGGTTTGCTGTTGTAATAACAAAGCAAGATACTTTGCATGAATTCACCAAGTTTGGAAAGTTCAAAAGTATTTTGATGCAAATAAATTTAGCTTTCGATGTTTCCTATGTCATATCAGTAACCTAGCTCCTGGATATTAAAACTAGTTTAACTTCGTCCTAACTAGTAACAATTAGAATTTTAATGTGTATTGTAATCAATATCATCAATATCATTGTTTGACTAGGTTCTGGCTATTATCTGCAGAAGCTACGCCAAAAGCAATCATGCGGACCATGAATGTCAAGGGTTTGACTCTATTTCATTTGAAGAGTCATCTTCAGGTCTTgctacatatttatatatatctttCCTCATTATAATCTACCCAATTTTAGTCTTTGTGATGAAAACGAAAAGAATATGTCTATTCTGTCTTGCAGAAATATAGACTTGGTAAGCAATCAGGGAAAGATATGGGTGAGGGATGCAAAGATGGTATGGTTGTCATTCCCACTTATGTTTCCACCATCCAAACTTTTCATGCTCAGCATTTATTATAACTGTGTGTTGTGTTGAGGAAAAAAAGCTTTAACTATAATCACCAGATGAAAGTTTGGCAGGAATTTCTAATTTGTGATTACGCCTAAATAGTCCTGTTTTATTCTTGGtttaattgatttttgttgAAATTTTATGAAAGGATTGTCGGGTTCATACTTAGAAAGCCCTGGTACTGACAACTCTTCTCCAAAGTTGCCAACTTCCGATACCAATGAGTAAGCATCTTTTTGCATTCTTAAGAGCACAAATGGAGTCTTAATAATCAACAATTGAAGGAAAAATTAATCTTTTGCATAGGGGTTTTGAAATCAAGGAAGCCTTAAGAGCACAAATGGAAGTGCAAAGTAAACTACATTTGCAAGTAGAGGTAaatatcttcttcttagtgCGCAAGTTGTGCTTATTGCTTGTCTTCATGAAGTTTTTTAGATTTAGATTGAATTTTCATACTGTATAATTGGAGTTAGATGTTGATATAATAGATGAGGAAATTCTTTTGAAACTACTTTGTAGATAATGCttactaattttcaaaattattctAATGAAGGCAGAGAAGCATTTGCAAATTCGCCAAGACGCAGAGCAAAGGTACATGGTCATGCTTGAAAGAGCTTGTAAGATGCTAGCTGATCAATTCATTGGCGCTACCGTCATAGACACCGACAACCAAAAGTTTCAAGGAGTCGGGAGCAAGACCCCAAGAGGTCCCATGGTTGATCCTCTTGGTTTTTTCTCCATGCCATCTACTGAAGTGGCGGGAGTCAATGTCCCGGAAGAGGAACTACCTCATAGCCTCCCGCCACAGAGGGCCGACTGTTCGACTGAAAGTTGTCTAACCTCACATGAGACTACCGGGGGATTGATTTTAGAAGGATCACCCGGTGAGGGGAAAAGGAGGCTGCTAGGCATGGACTCTATGGCAGCACCTTTGATCTGGACTGAAGCTAAGATGAGAACTCAAGCCATCAATGTAGCCCAAGGTAACCCTCATGGAATAACTAGGTATGCCGGCATGTAGGGATGGAAGGTCAAGTCGATGGTTCATCCGGTTCATCCTGCGATAATCCAAAGATACCTTTTCAGGCCTTCATTCCTTTCTCTAGGATAGGTATTTGAACTCTGACCTGTTCTTTTCTAATTAGTGGGAACAGATGTGGAATCACCTTATTCCATTTTGTAAATTCAAACTTCCCTATGGCTTTAAGCATTGTGAAAAGCTAGCATTGACTGTACAATTATTTCGAACATGCCAATTTCGCGCGGATAATGTGGAAAAGTGAAGTTGTAGAAATCAGCTCAGGTACTTTTCTTTAAGCAGTTATCTTGAATCATTGTCAAGTCCTTGTTCTTAGGTTATGTTTTTTCACCTTGTTTGATGCTTTACTAAATTTTGGTGACTTTTGGCCTTTAGCACCAACTTGTGATGTAAATAGCACTATTTGAGGCCATAGTTCATCACACCAAAGATGTGACATTTGCCATTTTTGTTGATTCCCCACCATTGATTGGGTGTGAATGACACAAGTAGTTAGTTGGAGGATCATGACATCAATGGATGGAGAAGAGAGAGTTGGTTGGTGTTGAAAGCCAGCTATACTCAAatcatggtttgttattttatgcttatgaaaTTCATTAGAAAACAAATTTTATGCTAAGTGCTGAGTATAACATAGTTGGATATGTGTCCAAGGTGGTGGAATTATTATTCAAGTGGGGACCATTTACATGCTAATATGATTAGTAATTTAGTATTAAGACTGTGGACAAAGaaatacacacacacacacacatatatatatatatatatatatatatatatatatatatatatatatatatatatatatatatatatatatatggtacACATGGAGGCCAATTGTTAATTTGGGATTTGCCTAAGCCAAATGGCCTTAATAGGAAAATGGCTTTGGACTTTGGTAGTTGATAGCATCGATGGCTTGCAACCTTATTATCAATGATTCCTCTATATTAATCTTTTCTTAATGCCACCATCTTAGTTCTTATATAGTGGAATCAGTTTTTTCTTTGGCTacaatgatatatatatatgcaccTTATTTTCAATATTTGTGTATCTAAAGAGAGTTGGAGTGGTGAGAGGAATTTAGATAGTTTGCACCAAGTTTTAACTTTGAACTTTATTTATCCAGTTTAAATTGGTTGAGTGGATAGTTTATTCGTACATCTAAGCAAGTGTGTAAGTGTTGGAGTTCGAATATCTTCTTGTGCATGTCTCAGCGAGAATACCATAAAAAAAGGTTGAGTTTCATTTCATCAATgtaaaagataataaataaagttTCAAAGTCATAATAAATAAAGTTTCAAAGTCAAAATAAGAGATTAATATTGGATAGTATATGGACaggactttttttatttaaattattcaaataCTTTATTTACTGAAATATgaaatatgtaaaatatttatatttttatactgtTATTACACATTTTAGATACTGTTCTGAGGGACCACTGAGGTGGAATGGGTTTAGATGTAAGGTTCATTCTAATATTTAAGTTAGCAAATAAATGTGTTCATATTATTCTACTCGTATggttaattagttatttatattggattgaattacatgaattcaaattatattcatttaaattttaaattaaaaaaattgtaattttaaattttaatttatttgaataaaattaaataaaatagaacaataaaaattaaacacaaCCAGAATATTATATCAATGTATCAAATTCTTAGTTGGTTTTATACATTTTTGAtgcatttaaaatttaaaattgttaatttttgaatttaaaaaacttTAAATCGTTAATTTTTTTACACATTTCGGGTGTACAGTACTTGATCTCAATGTTTACTTGTCTTCTATCTTTTATATTCGAAATGTATAATGACAGTGTAAAAATGTAGATACACTCAGTAATATGAGacaaatgaaaaaaagaaaaatatgtatACTATATTCTCAAATAAATGAAACAATATGAGACAATTCTATAATACATACCCTCATGTACAAAATTTAGCACCTGTAGTGTAGAGAATTAGAAGATTGGTCATTCGTGGGGTGGAATATCATAGTGATAGAAAGAATAAAGAGAACTATTTGAAGGAAGAATCAATAGAAATTTGCTAAATAGTGGAGAAAATGTTGATTTACAAATTACAACAAATAAACACCCTTATATAAGGtagtaattaattattacactaattaattataattataatgtAATTATTCTCTAATTTTTCAACTCTCTGATGTAATTAATACGATTTCactaacaaaattcaaaatcagttagtttatttatttattttatatttgtggTGTTAACTTTTTACATAATTATCAAATTACATGTTTTTTTAATGATTATTAATATGGTcgataaaaaatagttatttttactaatataataatatgtaataaaatagtaaaatacacgtataaattttgtttataccgaaactattaaaattaaattcatatatatatatatatatatatatatatatatatatatatatatatataccatatAAATCcggaatttttttaaataaataatttgattattttaattaccaaaataaataatttgtaacgtatttatcaatttataccaCATTTatttatctcgtttacaatATAAACAAGATAATTTTGTATGTatttcgtttacagtgtaaacgagatatgtaaattttaaaccccaacaaaaaaatcatatataaattcatatagaaaataatttctaaaaaaaaaaataagcagTTTGATATTTTGAATGCATGGTTTTGCATTGTTGAATCCATAGATAAATCCACAGGCGGAAGAAGTTTATTTTGTGAAGAAAGCAATATATAGGAAATTGACTAGACTGCCGGAATATTATTTATTGAATATATTTAGAATCATTTGGGAATATTACATTGAAGATTCCATCATAGCCAATTACTATGCTTTAGGTTTGTTTCTTGTCTCACCTCACAACCAATAATAGCTACTAAATTCTATCTTTTCACCCATTCACACCACTTGGGACTTGGAATTATAGTCATACTAGGTAACATATCACACACAATCAATACAAAAACAGTAAGTAAATAAATCCAAAACTCTAAAACAAAGAATTCAAGGCCACATAAAAGTCACCAACTTCACATGCTTGAGGAGATTGATGATGATCAAGCAAGTTAGAGACACTATAATTATCTCCTCCTTCTTCTGATCTTCTTCTTTGCCTCAATAACAGGGTATGTTCTATCCctatcttctctttttcatttccAACTTTCTCTTTTAGCTATATTAGAGCAAACACTACTATATAtagatattttgttttttttaattctttattaatttGGTTGTTATATATAATCAATTGATGAGATTAGATTTAAGTAGTTGCAAAGTCTGAACTGTTTGGCCGTCGATTTTAACCATATTCGTAAATTATTATGATGGTTATTAAGAAAGTTCTATTCAAATTAAAGTGGCGATTTTTATATTTAGTAGTTTACTTTTTTACCATATATAATTTGTTAATAATCTCTATTTGTTAGTGTATATATGTACACTTttactaatatatataaatagaagTATGTATTTAACTttattaatagaaaatatataaaagattgACAATATATATTCAAACCCTAAAGTTATTTAGTAACTTAAGACTTTTTTTTGTGTTTGATGTAATTCTATATATAGTAAGGACTTTATAAAAGAGGATAATGCATGAGAAAGATAATTATGAAATCATGACCTTGCAACGGTATAGCGCTTAGAAATGGAATAttttataagattttttttaaagccTTATTATTGTGTTGTTTATAAGTTTAAATTATTTGGAATAATTATTTGAGCTTGGCATGCATAATCATTGTGAATGAATACCATAAGCTATGAGTGGTTGATGACACATGGCAAGGTATCAATGATATATAGTTTATTTGGAGAGTGAATGTTCATAAAATTCTTTGAATGATTCACGTACCTATTACTATTTggatatatatttatatataggtTAAAAGATCAAACTCATTATCAACCACAATAATTGCATAATTAAAGAAATGAAAAATAGCCCAAGTTTAATGCTTGACATGCCTATTTAAATTTAGGGTTTCGTGTTGAACTTCTATTTCTGTCTACGGATACTTTTAAGGGTTCTAAGAGCATTTTTTAGCTTTATTAAttatctttgataaaaaaaactcTATATTATagcatatttttttaaaactttatttGTTGCATTATTAAGATTGGTTTTCTATTATTATATCGCTCTTAATAAACTATTGCATGTGATTTTGAACTATCAATAATTAAAGTGGGAACCATGTTTAAATAGAAATAATACTTAATTTAATTTCTGAATTTGtaagtgaattttaatttaatttttaaaatttaatttatttttatttaatttataaattttgtaaacGTAATTCTTGTTagtttttgaaataattttcaATGGATAGATGTTCATAAAATATTGATGTGGAGCTAAATGTCACATTGGACTTTGTAAAACAGTATCGTTTTAGTTTTAACATTCAAATAATAACACAAAAACAATATCGTAAGTGATGCTTATTaaaaaaagagtaaagtattgtttttgtccccaacgtttgaggtaaatctcaaaattgtccctaacgtttcaatcgtcctatttacatccctaacgttttaaaattgactcaatattgtcctgccgttagggatccgttaataaaattaacggcgggacaaaattgagacgattttgaaacgttagggacgtaaataagactaaaacgttagggacaaaaacgatacatagaaataaattttaattttattcttcaataatatcaattttttactatacatag
This window contains:
- the LOC130977085 gene encoding protein PHR1-LIKE 2-like isoform X2 encodes the protein MYPRLIHPHEAGLVGQEDVQVGGASNLTHKGDPCLVLTADPKPRLRWTQDLHERFVDAVTQLGGASKATPKAIMRTMNVKGLTLFHLKSHLQKYRLGLSGSYLESPGTDNSSPKLPTSDTNEGFEIKEALRAQMEVQSKLHLQVEAEKHLQIRQDAEQRYMVMLERACKMLADQFIGATVIDTDNQKFQGVGSKTPRGPMVDPLGFFSMPSTEVAGVNVPEEELPHSLPPQRADCSTESCLTSHETTGGLILEGSPGEGKRRLLGMDSMAAPLIWTEAKMRTQAINVAQGNPHGITRYAGM
- the LOC130977085 gene encoding protein PHR1-LIKE 2-like isoform X1 produces the protein MYPRLIHPHEAGLVGQEDVQVGGASNLTHKGDPCLVLTADPKPRLRWTQDLHERFVDAVTQLGGASKATPKAIMRTMNVKGLTLFHLKSHLQKYRLGKQSGKDMGEGCKDGLSGSYLESPGTDNSSPKLPTSDTNEGFEIKEALRAQMEVQSKLHLQVEAEKHLQIRQDAEQRYMVMLERACKMLADQFIGATVIDTDNQKFQGVGSKTPRGPMVDPLGFFSMPSTEVAGVNVPEEELPHSLPPQRADCSTESCLTSHETTGGLILEGSPGEGKRRLLGMDSMAAPLIWTEAKMRTQAINVAQGNPHGITRYAGM